A genomic stretch from Hemicordylus capensis ecotype Gifberg chromosome 5, rHemCap1.1.pri, whole genome shotgun sequence includes:
- the ZNF800 gene encoding zinc finger protein 800 isoform X1, producing MQKMPLRDKCCQTDHHHHGCCEPVHMLEPGDPPFLQQPLQTSKSGIQQIIECFRSGTKQLKHILLKDVNTIFECKLCRSLFRGLPNLITHKKFYCPPSLRMDDNSPDVNDKQSQAISDLLEAMYPRVDKQDYIIRLEPIEANRNAVFQYVSKADSPVENIEVNVTPDEAPVEMPEPSTEPTKAVAIPSEAETVDTPSPPPPPPPPPPPANKVIVTPEEPAPSSKPELECDDNSDSSHHLMCCLCKKQFHSRRSVRRHIRKVHKKKMEELKKFIELKKKPNQAPGRMRNRNILLTLGRSCPVCCKSFATKANVRRHFDEVHRGLRRDSITPDIATKPGQPLSLDTTSKKSLKAQKQKSSKAEYNLTTCKCLLCKRKYSSQVMLKRHMQIVHKITLSTKNPKRERKSNNTINTEVKVKTEPTESAESVPSIINSPPNEVKGTNNSNERKNSLAAERKNTGSAERKTVSSTEKKTERKGAASTERKSTASSERKSVASSERKSTPSAQKNKVKQSSENSKSSNQSVAGGPKKPRKPRLSAGFDFKKLYCKLCKRQFTSKQNLTKHIELHTDGSNIYVKFYRCPLCTYETRRKRDVIRHITVVHKKSSRYLGKITASLEIRAIKKPIDCVLNKVTKRGPRRDEGKQNGSKQDVTSNSPSKKYEGTEVGIEVKVTKNFSLHRCNKCGKAFAKKTFLEHHKKTHKANVSHSPEENTTTKGRSTRSKALVW from the exons gAACTAAACAACTTAAACATATTTTGCTGAAAGATGTGAACACCATTTTTGAATGTAAACTGTGCCGCAGTCTCTTCAGAGGACTAccaaatttaataacccataaaaaGTTCTATTGTCCTCCAAGTCTCCGAATGGATGACA ACTCTCCTGATGTAAATGATAAACAAAGTCAAGCCATAAGTGATCTGCTGGAAGCCATGTATCCAAGAGTGGACAAACAAGATTATATAATCCGGCTGGAGCCTATAGAAGCAAATCGGAATGCTGTGTTTCAGTATGTTTCAAAGGCTGATAGCCCAGTTGAGAACATTGAGGTGAATGTCACTCCTGATGAAGCTCCTGTAGAAATGCCAGAACCTAGCACAGAACCAACTAAGGCAGTTGCAATTCCTTCAGAAGCAGAAACTGTGGATACTCCTTctcccccgccgccaccgccgccacctcctcctcctgctaatAAAGTAATCGTGACTCCAGAAGAACCAGCCCCATCCTCAAAACCTGAGTTGGAATGTGATGATAATTCTGATTCCAGTCATCACTTAATGTGTTGTCTGTGTAAAAAACAATTTCATTCCAGACGCAGTGTACGCAGACATATTAGAAAAGTGCACAAAAAGAAGATGGAAGAACTAAAGAAATTTATTGAACTTAAGAAAAAGCCAAATCAGGCTCCTGGAAGGATGCGCAATAGGAATATTCTCTTAACATTGGGTAGAAGCTGTCCTGTATGTTGTAAATCCTTTGCTACAAAAGCCAATGTAAGGAGGCATTTTGATGAAGTTCATAGGGGACTGAGAAGGGATTCCATTACTCCCGATATAGCTACAAAACCTGGGCAGCCTTTGTCCTTGGATACAACTTCTAAAAAATCTCTTAAGGCCCAAAAACAAAAATCTTCAAAGGCTGAATACAACTTAACGACATGTAAATGCCTTTTGTGCAAGAGAAAATATAGCTCCCAAGTCATGCTCAAAAGGCATATGCAAATTGTCCACAAAATAACTCTTTCTACAAAAAAtcctaaaagagagagaaagtccaACAATACTATTAACACAGAAGTGAAAGTTAAAACTGAACCAACAGAATCTGCAGAATCGGTGCCTTCCATAATCAATTCTCCACCAAATGAAGTGAAGGGAACAAATAATTCTAATGAAAGAAAGAACTCACTAGCTGCTGAAAGGAAGAACACTGGATCTGCTGAAAGGAAGACTGTATCGTCCACTGAAAAAAAGACTGAAAGAAAAGGTGCGGCATCCACTGAGAGAAAAAGCACAGCATCCAGTGAAAGAAAGAGCGTGGCATCAAGTGAAAGAAAAAGCACCCCATCTGCTCAgaaaaataaagttaaacaaaGCTCTGAAAATTCCAAGTCCAGTAATCAGTCTGTTGCAGGTGGTCCAAAAAAACCCAGGAAACCCAGACTTTCAGCTGGCTTTGATTTCAAGAAGCTTTACTGTAAACTATGTAAACGCCAGTTTACTTCTAAGCAGAACTTAACAAAGCACATTGAATTGCACACAGATGGAAGTAACATATATGTTAAATTCTATAGATGTCCTCTCTGCACTTATGAAACACGCCGAAAGCGTGATGTGATAAGACATATAACCGTAGTACATAAAAAGTCTTCACGTTACCTTGGTAAAATAACTGCAAGCTTAGAAATCAGAGCAATAAAAAAGCCCATTGACTGTGTTCTAAACAAGGTGACAAAAAGAGGCCCTCGGAGGGatgaaggaaaacaaaatggTTCCAAACAGGATGTCACCTCTAACTCTCCAAGTAAAAAGTATGAAGGAACTGAAGTTGGAATTGAAGTAAAAGTCACAAAAAATTTTTCTCTGCACAGATGCAATAAATGTGGAAAGGCATTTGCCAAAAAAACTTTCCTAGAACATCATAAGAAGACTCATAAGGCAAATGTGTCACATTCACCTGAAGAAAACACCACAACCAAAGGCAGAAGTACAAGGTCTAAAGCTCTTGTTTGGTGA
- the ZNF800 gene encoding zinc finger protein 800 isoform X2, with protein sequence MLEPGDPPFLQQPLQTSKSGIQQIIECFRSGTKQLKHILLKDVNTIFECKLCRSLFRGLPNLITHKKFYCPPSLRMDDNSPDVNDKQSQAISDLLEAMYPRVDKQDYIIRLEPIEANRNAVFQYVSKADSPVENIEVNVTPDEAPVEMPEPSTEPTKAVAIPSEAETVDTPSPPPPPPPPPPPANKVIVTPEEPAPSSKPELECDDNSDSSHHLMCCLCKKQFHSRRSVRRHIRKVHKKKMEELKKFIELKKKPNQAPGRMRNRNILLTLGRSCPVCCKSFATKANVRRHFDEVHRGLRRDSITPDIATKPGQPLSLDTTSKKSLKAQKQKSSKAEYNLTTCKCLLCKRKYSSQVMLKRHMQIVHKITLSTKNPKRERKSNNTINTEVKVKTEPTESAESVPSIINSPPNEVKGTNNSNERKNSLAAERKNTGSAERKTVSSTEKKTERKGAASTERKSTASSERKSVASSERKSTPSAQKNKVKQSSENSKSSNQSVAGGPKKPRKPRLSAGFDFKKLYCKLCKRQFTSKQNLTKHIELHTDGSNIYVKFYRCPLCTYETRRKRDVIRHITVVHKKSSRYLGKITASLEIRAIKKPIDCVLNKVTKRGPRRDEGKQNGSKQDVTSNSPSKKYEGTEVGIEVKVTKNFSLHRCNKCGKAFAKKTFLEHHKKTHKANVSHSPEENTTTKGRSTRSKALVW encoded by the exons gAACTAAACAACTTAAACATATTTTGCTGAAAGATGTGAACACCATTTTTGAATGTAAACTGTGCCGCAGTCTCTTCAGAGGACTAccaaatttaataacccataaaaaGTTCTATTGTCCTCCAAGTCTCCGAATGGATGACA ACTCTCCTGATGTAAATGATAAACAAAGTCAAGCCATAAGTGATCTGCTGGAAGCCATGTATCCAAGAGTGGACAAACAAGATTATATAATCCGGCTGGAGCCTATAGAAGCAAATCGGAATGCTGTGTTTCAGTATGTTTCAAAGGCTGATAGCCCAGTTGAGAACATTGAGGTGAATGTCACTCCTGATGAAGCTCCTGTAGAAATGCCAGAACCTAGCACAGAACCAACTAAGGCAGTTGCAATTCCTTCAGAAGCAGAAACTGTGGATACTCCTTctcccccgccgccaccgccgccacctcctcctcctgctaatAAAGTAATCGTGACTCCAGAAGAACCAGCCCCATCCTCAAAACCTGAGTTGGAATGTGATGATAATTCTGATTCCAGTCATCACTTAATGTGTTGTCTGTGTAAAAAACAATTTCATTCCAGACGCAGTGTACGCAGACATATTAGAAAAGTGCACAAAAAGAAGATGGAAGAACTAAAGAAATTTATTGAACTTAAGAAAAAGCCAAATCAGGCTCCTGGAAGGATGCGCAATAGGAATATTCTCTTAACATTGGGTAGAAGCTGTCCTGTATGTTGTAAATCCTTTGCTACAAAAGCCAATGTAAGGAGGCATTTTGATGAAGTTCATAGGGGACTGAGAAGGGATTCCATTACTCCCGATATAGCTACAAAACCTGGGCAGCCTTTGTCCTTGGATACAACTTCTAAAAAATCTCTTAAGGCCCAAAAACAAAAATCTTCAAAGGCTGAATACAACTTAACGACATGTAAATGCCTTTTGTGCAAGAGAAAATATAGCTCCCAAGTCATGCTCAAAAGGCATATGCAAATTGTCCACAAAATAACTCTTTCTACAAAAAAtcctaaaagagagagaaagtccaACAATACTATTAACACAGAAGTGAAAGTTAAAACTGAACCAACAGAATCTGCAGAATCGGTGCCTTCCATAATCAATTCTCCACCAAATGAAGTGAAGGGAACAAATAATTCTAATGAAAGAAAGAACTCACTAGCTGCTGAAAGGAAGAACACTGGATCTGCTGAAAGGAAGACTGTATCGTCCACTGAAAAAAAGACTGAAAGAAAAGGTGCGGCATCCACTGAGAGAAAAAGCACAGCATCCAGTGAAAGAAAGAGCGTGGCATCAAGTGAAAGAAAAAGCACCCCATCTGCTCAgaaaaataaagttaaacaaaGCTCTGAAAATTCCAAGTCCAGTAATCAGTCTGTTGCAGGTGGTCCAAAAAAACCCAGGAAACCCAGACTTTCAGCTGGCTTTGATTTCAAGAAGCTTTACTGTAAACTATGTAAACGCCAGTTTACTTCTAAGCAGAACTTAACAAAGCACATTGAATTGCACACAGATGGAAGTAACATATATGTTAAATTCTATAGATGTCCTCTCTGCACTTATGAAACACGCCGAAAGCGTGATGTGATAAGACATATAACCGTAGTACATAAAAAGTCTTCACGTTACCTTGGTAAAATAACTGCAAGCTTAGAAATCAGAGCAATAAAAAAGCCCATTGACTGTGTTCTAAACAAGGTGACAAAAAGAGGCCCTCGGAGGGatgaaggaaaacaaaatggTTCCAAACAGGATGTCACCTCTAACTCTCCAAGTAAAAAGTATGAAGGAACTGAAGTTGGAATTGAAGTAAAAGTCACAAAAAATTTTTCTCTGCACAGATGCAATAAATGTGGAAAGGCATTTGCCAAAAAAACTTTCCTAGAACATCATAAGAAGACTCATAAGGCAAATGTGTCACATTCACCTGAAGAAAACACCACAACCAAAGGCAGAAGTACAAGGTCTAAAGCTCTTGTTTGGTGA
- the ZNF800 gene encoding zinc finger protein 800 isoform X3, producing MESILKDKIVKQLEEQALLEVSQHGFRKGTKQLKHILLKDVNTIFECKLCRSLFRGLPNLITHKKFYCPPSLRMDDNSPDVNDKQSQAISDLLEAMYPRVDKQDYIIRLEPIEANRNAVFQYVSKADSPVENIEVNVTPDEAPVEMPEPSTEPTKAVAIPSEAETVDTPSPPPPPPPPPPPANKVIVTPEEPAPSSKPELECDDNSDSSHHLMCCLCKKQFHSRRSVRRHIRKVHKKKMEELKKFIELKKKPNQAPGRMRNRNILLTLGRSCPVCCKSFATKANVRRHFDEVHRGLRRDSITPDIATKPGQPLSLDTTSKKSLKAQKQKSSKAEYNLTTCKCLLCKRKYSSQVMLKRHMQIVHKITLSTKNPKRERKSNNTINTEVKVKTEPTESAESVPSIINSPPNEVKGTNNSNERKNSLAAERKNTGSAERKTVSSTEKKTERKGAASTERKSTASSERKSVASSERKSTPSAQKNKVKQSSENSKSSNQSVAGGPKKPRKPRLSAGFDFKKLYCKLCKRQFTSKQNLTKHIELHTDGSNIYVKFYRCPLCTYETRRKRDVIRHITVVHKKSSRYLGKITASLEIRAIKKPIDCVLNKVTKRGPRRDEGKQNGSKQDVTSNSPSKKYEGTEVGIEVKVTKNFSLHRCNKCGKAFAKKTFLEHHKKTHKANVSHSPEENTTTKGRSTRSKALVW from the exons gAACTAAACAACTTAAACATATTTTGCTGAAAGATGTGAACACCATTTTTGAATGTAAACTGTGCCGCAGTCTCTTCAGAGGACTAccaaatttaataacccataaaaaGTTCTATTGTCCTCCAAGTCTCCGAATGGATGACA ACTCTCCTGATGTAAATGATAAACAAAGTCAAGCCATAAGTGATCTGCTGGAAGCCATGTATCCAAGAGTGGACAAACAAGATTATATAATCCGGCTGGAGCCTATAGAAGCAAATCGGAATGCTGTGTTTCAGTATGTTTCAAAGGCTGATAGCCCAGTTGAGAACATTGAGGTGAATGTCACTCCTGATGAAGCTCCTGTAGAAATGCCAGAACCTAGCACAGAACCAACTAAGGCAGTTGCAATTCCTTCAGAAGCAGAAACTGTGGATACTCCTTctcccccgccgccaccgccgccacctcctcctcctgctaatAAAGTAATCGTGACTCCAGAAGAACCAGCCCCATCCTCAAAACCTGAGTTGGAATGTGATGATAATTCTGATTCCAGTCATCACTTAATGTGTTGTCTGTGTAAAAAACAATTTCATTCCAGACGCAGTGTACGCAGACATATTAGAAAAGTGCACAAAAAGAAGATGGAAGAACTAAAGAAATTTATTGAACTTAAGAAAAAGCCAAATCAGGCTCCTGGAAGGATGCGCAATAGGAATATTCTCTTAACATTGGGTAGAAGCTGTCCTGTATGTTGTAAATCCTTTGCTACAAAAGCCAATGTAAGGAGGCATTTTGATGAAGTTCATAGGGGACTGAGAAGGGATTCCATTACTCCCGATATAGCTACAAAACCTGGGCAGCCTTTGTCCTTGGATACAACTTCTAAAAAATCTCTTAAGGCCCAAAAACAAAAATCTTCAAAGGCTGAATACAACTTAACGACATGTAAATGCCTTTTGTGCAAGAGAAAATATAGCTCCCAAGTCATGCTCAAAAGGCATATGCAAATTGTCCACAAAATAACTCTTTCTACAAAAAAtcctaaaagagagagaaagtccaACAATACTATTAACACAGAAGTGAAAGTTAAAACTGAACCAACAGAATCTGCAGAATCGGTGCCTTCCATAATCAATTCTCCACCAAATGAAGTGAAGGGAACAAATAATTCTAATGAAAGAAAGAACTCACTAGCTGCTGAAAGGAAGAACACTGGATCTGCTGAAAGGAAGACTGTATCGTCCACTGAAAAAAAGACTGAAAGAAAAGGTGCGGCATCCACTGAGAGAAAAAGCACAGCATCCAGTGAAAGAAAGAGCGTGGCATCAAGTGAAAGAAAAAGCACCCCATCTGCTCAgaaaaataaagttaaacaaaGCTCTGAAAATTCCAAGTCCAGTAATCAGTCTGTTGCAGGTGGTCCAAAAAAACCCAGGAAACCCAGACTTTCAGCTGGCTTTGATTTCAAGAAGCTTTACTGTAAACTATGTAAACGCCAGTTTACTTCTAAGCAGAACTTAACAAAGCACATTGAATTGCACACAGATGGAAGTAACATATATGTTAAATTCTATAGATGTCCTCTCTGCACTTATGAAACACGCCGAAAGCGTGATGTGATAAGACATATAACCGTAGTACATAAAAAGTCTTCACGTTACCTTGGTAAAATAACTGCAAGCTTAGAAATCAGAGCAATAAAAAAGCCCATTGACTGTGTTCTAAACAAGGTGACAAAAAGAGGCCCTCGGAGGGatgaaggaaaacaaaatggTTCCAAACAGGATGTCACCTCTAACTCTCCAAGTAAAAAGTATGAAGGAACTGAAGTTGGAATTGAAGTAAAAGTCACAAAAAATTTTTCTCTGCACAGATGCAATAAATGTGGAAAGGCATTTGCCAAAAAAACTTTCCTAGAACATCATAAGAAGACTCATAAGGCAAATGTGTCACATTCACCTGAAGAAAACACCACAACCAAAGGCAGAAGTACAAGGTCTAAAGCTCTTGTTTGGTGA